The Mus caroli chromosome 1, CAROLI_EIJ_v1.1, whole genome shotgun sequence genome has a window encoding:
- the Ctla4 gene encoding cytotoxic T-lymphocyte protein 4 isoform X2, which produces MACLGLRRYKAQLQLPSRTWPFVALLTLFIPVFSEAIQVTQPSVVLASSHGVASFPCEYSPSHNTDEVRVTVLRQTNDQVTEVCATTFTEKNTVGFLDYPFCSGTFNESRVNLTIQGLRAADTGLYLCKVELMYPPPYFVGMGNGTQIYVIAKEKKSSYNRGLCENAPNRARM; this is translated from the exons ATGGCTTGTCTTGGACTCCGGAGGTACAAAGCTCAACTGCAGTTGCCTTCTAGGACTTGGCCTTTTGTAGCCCTGCTCACTCTTTTCATCCCAGTCTTCTCTGAAG CCATACAGGTGACCCAACCTTCAGTGGTGTTGGCCAGCAGCCATGGTGTCGCCAGCTTTCCATGTGAATATTCACCGTCACACAATACTGATGAGGTCCGGGTGACTGTGCTGCGGCAGACAAATGACCAAGTGACTGAGGTCTGTGCCACGACATTCACAGAGAAGAATACAGTGGGCTTCCTAGATTACCCCTTCTGCAGTGGTACCTTTAATGAAAGCAGAGTGAACCTCACCATCCAAGGATTGAGAGCTGCTGACACGGGACTGTACCTCTGCAAGGTGGAACTCATGTACCCACCGCCATACTTTGTGGGCATGGGCAACGGGACCCAGATTTATGTCATTG CTAAAGAAAAGAAGTCCTCTTACAACAGGGGTCTATGTGAAAATGCCCCCAACAGAGCCAGAATGTGA
- the Ctla4 gene encoding cytotoxic T-lymphocyte protein 4 isoform X1 → MACLGLRRYKAQLQLPSRTWPFVALLTLFIPVFSEAIQVTQPSVVLASSHGVASFPCEYSPSHNTDEVRVTVLRQTNDQVTEVCATTFTEKNTVGFLDYPFCSGTFNESRVNLTIQGLRAADTGLYLCKVELMYPPPYFVGMGNGTQIYVIDPEPCPDSDFLLWILVAVSLGLFFYSFLVTAVSLSKMLKKRSPLTTGVYVKMPPTEPECEKQFQPYFIPIN, encoded by the exons ATGGCTTGTCTTGGACTCCGGAGGTACAAAGCTCAACTGCAGTTGCCTTCTAGGACTTGGCCTTTTGTAGCCCTGCTCACTCTTTTCATCCCAGTCTTCTCTGAAG CCATACAGGTGACCCAACCTTCAGTGGTGTTGGCCAGCAGCCATGGTGTCGCCAGCTTTCCATGTGAATATTCACCGTCACACAATACTGATGAGGTCCGGGTGACTGTGCTGCGGCAGACAAATGACCAAGTGACTGAGGTCTGTGCCACGACATTCACAGAGAAGAATACAGTGGGCTTCCTAGATTACCCCTTCTGCAGTGGTACCTTTAATGAAAGCAGAGTGAACCTCACCATCCAAGGATTGAGAGCTGCTGACACGGGACTGTACCTCTGCAAGGTGGAACTCATGTACCCACCGCCATACTTTGTGGGCATGGGCAACGGGACCCAGATTTATGTCATTG ATCCAGAACCATGCCCGGATTCTGACTTCCTCCTTTGGATCCTTGTCGCAGTTAGCTTGGGGTTGTTTTTTTACAGTTTCCTGGTCACTGCTGTTTCTTTGAGCAAGATG CTAAAGAAAAGAAGTCCTCTTACAACAGGGGTCTATGTGAAAATGCCCCCAACAGAGCCAGAATGTGAAAAGCAATTTCAGCCTTATTTTATTCCCATCAACTGA